Below is a genomic region from Rhinolophus sinicus isolate RSC01 linkage group LG11, ASM3656204v1, whole genome shotgun sequence.
ACTTTATGCAACATTACTTATTTTGCAAGTAGTAGATATGGTCATTGTCCTTAGTTTACATTCATTTCACCCCCTCCCATCccattttaacttttatacaACACATGCATGAGATCAGCAACATAAAATGTGCCTTTTTCTGGACTCCATTGTAATATTGGTATGCCTCTGCCACTGGCCCTTTATAATTTAATAGAAGTCTTTGTTCATTTCAGGAGCAGGATGCTTTGTATTCTAAGTTACAGATTGGTTTGGGTGTTAAAGCTACATTGATTTTGCAAGATGTATAACAAAGAGGCAATTGGTAGTCTCTGTACTTCTCAGTTAATTAAAAATCTGCATGATCATAATACAGTGTCAGAGATCCAAAaggtaatgtctttttttttctccttcatttctagCCTTCCTTTTGCAGTGCAGTAAATTCAGTGAGATTGCCTTGGGTACTTTGACTTAAGAGTAATTGGACAAATACTGACAGAGTTGTCTAAATCATCTTCATAAACTCtattctctgatttttttataCCTTTGTGGTACACCTGTTCTTTTTCCATAAGTCCTTGTGCAAAGTTTTTATTCTAACTTAAAATTATACAAACTGTGTTGTCTATTCTTTGATGCATTTATTTCAGCTGACTTACTGTGAAGATTCATTGTACACTCACCTTCACCATTATCTCACAGTTCATCTCTTGAACCGTTCTGATAACATAATGGCTTAAAAGTTTTTGTTATGGAAGACTTCACGCTTACATAAAAgtaaagtgaagaatacagttaACCTCCATGTCCTCATACCCATCTACAACAAACAGCCAATTTATGGCCACTTTTATTTCATCATATAATCTCTAAGCCCAACCCCCACAACCCCCACACTTCCCATACTCCTTtcaggattattttgaagcaaatcatAATTGCTTATGTTtaattggtaaaataaaataaaactatgttacagttttgtgtttttctgatcatttcctttccatttctgtctTTAAATGCTACTcgaagagatatttttctagaTCATAATGAATTTCCATAGGCTCTGTTTCATAGACTCTTATTcatcttctttatttcatttccaaaatatCTTAAGTTCCTTGATCAGTTTTTCCTTGGGTTTATTCTTATTTATCCAAGCATGCACTTTTggatacattttcttctttgtacatTTTGGTTTGAGTCCCTTCAGTAGCACACATCATAGCCCTTAATACCTTGTGGCCTACGTCTGTGTGCCTTCCTGCTTTGTGCTCCAAATCCAATTTCCTAGTTGCAAGTACAAATGCATTTTCCCATGgtagcattttcattatgatcTTCGTGTTTCCGTAATGTGATTTTCTTGGAAAACATTAATAAGGATTTTGATGTATGCTTTataacagtgattctcaaattgaATCAGGTTGTAAAGCTCATGGGAAGTCAAGAAGTGGAATAGCATGAGGTATTGATTTACTTCAAATCTGTAAAGCAGGCataattttacagaaaacaaGTGTGTCATATCAATACAGATTTCTGCATTTCAACATAAAAGTCAAACTGCATGTAATTTGTAAGAAGTCACATATCTACTCTTTTAGGATCTTCGATTGCTTCTTGTGCATTTCTATTTGTCATTTCTTATATGAGCTGGAAGACAAGAATGGCCAATAAAACTTGAAGGCACATTTTTAGGAGGAAAACGTAAAATTAAGACCATTCTTTCCACTAACTGAATCTTTTTTCTAATTAGGAAAAGACTGCCAATGTTGTTTTAGCAGTGGAGCATTTTCATCCAGCTTGAAGAACACCAGGGTTCCAGAGGACCACCTAGCAATCTGGTATGGAGGAGTCTGACCATTTGACTAAGAATACTGTGTGTACTGACTCCAAGATGATTCTTAGTTTTCAGTCATAAGGAGTCAGTATAGTTCCCATGATCCCCCATAAAATAAGTAAAGTACTTGTAAAAATGTAGAATTTATAACAAATGTGTAAAGTGCTTataatagtgcctggcacatagagcTATGTAACAATAAGTTTTATTACTACATTATTACTGTTACCTGGGTTTCTTTTGGCACTTTGTAATATCATGTGACTAGGACCTCTAATGGTGCCCTCACTCGGTCCAACTCTACTGACTCCAAAATAGGGGCTTACCCAATATTGCATCCTGGGCCTCTGCTGTTCCTCTCTCTGGATAtacagagaaagaggcagagataAAGACTTTCCCTCAGATTTCAAAATTCTCAAGGCATGTgggaagtattaggttggtacaacagtagttgtggtttaaaaggtttaattgcaaaaactgtgattacttttgcaccaacctaatagtagaaGGTGCTGGGGATGGTTaacctgaaagagaaaagaatacaaTGGAACTTTTGCATAGGGCTGTCAGGAGGCTGAGGCAATGGGCTATCTCTGGATCAATGATTCTTCAACCTTTTGTAGGGACAGACTGCTTCGTAACTGAGGCCGGCCCTTCCCTGAAAAACTGATTGAGCATCTTCAGAGGCATCATAGACCTCCTGAACCCCATCCATGGATGGGAAGGCTTCCCATCACTGAGCCTTGCTGTGGAGGGCGAAACTAGGACCAAGGAGTAGAGGATGGTAAAACGACAGGGAAAGCAGTGTTGGTTCAAtataaggaagaactttctaacaGAGCAGTAGTTCTCTAAGTTTGCCAGGTTTTAGAATCACCTCGGGTGATTTGAAAAATCATGAAGGCAAGGCTGTGCTCAGACCGGTTAGAATCAGAATCTTTGTGGGTGGGGtctgggtatttttatttttcgtaaagctccccagatgattccaAGGTgtagccaagtttgagaaccagtaaATTAGAGCACTTTGCATTTGAGCAGGGTCTCTAAGTAGTGAATGCCTTGTCAGTGGAGATACTTCAAGCACAGaacatttttcttactgatttgaaCATTCTAAAGCTCTTTAATCTCTCCTAAGCAGTATCTATTTCATTACTATAATAACCTCAAGTTTAAgtttgttttatgatttaatgAACAGCTTTGCttttgattctctgcttttccCCTTTCGAATTATATACATGCGTATTAAGTCTGTGGGGTTTTGGGGGTACAAATGTAGTTGTAATTCAGAAGAGTACAAGGTTTAGGAGCTTCTTTGTCCTGGGCAGTGACTGAAGTGAAATTTCATAATATGAAAGGATTGGGCTGGTTTGTACAATCTGTCAGGTCCTTAATCTTGTTTCTGTTTGTAACCAAAATAGCCCTTCTAGTTTTTAGTTACTCGTAATAGAAGTTTCTTCCTTTCAGATCTCATTCTTTTCCTCTGATGTCATATTGTAAAAAGATTAGAATGTCCAAAGATATTTGACCTTCCATAGGTAAATGGAACTTTATTACCATCAAAATGCCACTTTAAGCCTAAGTGAAAAAGCTGAAATAGTAATTGAACAGATACTGTTATAAACAGTTACTTACCTTCACCTCAacggaaaatgaaaaatgtgggtTTCTTGgggtgagagaaagcaaggtgTATGATCCCCAGTGGACTCATTACAAGCAAGAACTTCCTCAAGAAGGCACTGGCTGTTCTTTAGCACTCAGCTGGATCATTGTCAGTCACTGCTTAGgcattagagcaggggtgtccaaacttttttcaacgtttttcaccaagggccatatgcggtaaaatacacaaacagcctgGCCACttactcgaggtgaagtacgtattgcctcacctggtttatttaagtaaactaaatatatttttggaatttcctgcgggacaataaaaaatggatcgcgggccacagttggcccgagggccacagtttggacacccctgcattagaGTTCATCTATGCAGCTTGTGGGGTCCCCAGGAGGAACTCATCTGTGGGAAGGTATGATAATCATGCTCTTTTCATAGATGAGCAAACAGACCCAGaaaagtaacttacccaaggtcatgcagctaataAATAGGATTGGAACCCTGGCTGTTTGGCACGGGAGTGGTCTGTGCTCATAATCAGGATTATAACCTTCTTAACCCTTTGACTGGATTATGAATGCCAAGTCCCATTTTTCAACCTGGAAAAGCATTAATTAAAGATAGatagtatcatcatcatcatcattaccatcaccaccatcatcactgtTACCACCATCCACTGTACTAAtttcctaggactgccataacaaagggctacagactgggtggcttattgtctcacagttctagaggcttaAACCCAAAATCAGGGTGTCGGCAGGGGTTGATTCCTTCTGACGGCTACAAGGGGAGGATCTGTGCAGGCCTcctttcttggcttgtagatggccatcttctccctgtgtctcttcacatctTCTTCCCTCTATGCATGCTTCTACATCCAAATGTCcgctttttataaggacaccagtcatatacGATGAATTAGAATGAACCGATTGACTTAGTTCAGACTACATGCTCCAGCAGTTTCTGCAGAAGCCTAAGGATCCCCAAGCCGATATCCAGAGTTgttgggaagggaaagaggaggagactGGGGTGCATTAGTGACACACACCCACCGCAATTCTCTTCATGTTAGCACAATATCATTTGGACATTTTTGGAGTGGAAGGTAGGGATGCTTAAACCTACTTTACTTACAGTAGTCTGTACCCCATCACGAGGGATAGAGGCTGTGCTAAcatcttcctctcctcttttcttcactCCCAACTTTGATCTTTAATTAAATCCATTAGTCTGTAATTAAAATTAGCCTTATCTTTGATAATGTCAATAGTTGACAATGGGtggttttatatttcttctcAGTTTATTTCTGAATGTCTTGAAGAAGATATTGAATtattgaattgcttttttaaaaaaatgaatattaaaaacaattcaatCCGCGTTTCAAACTACAGGAAGAAGATGTTAAAAACTTTAAGCAACCACCATAGTAATCACAGTAATGGATCTCTGCCAGAAAAATGAGACTGAGTTAGAAAATAGcgaaaataatgaaattcaaagCACAGAAGGAACTGAATTAAGCTACACTTGTCcagatgaaaaaagagaaaagaatcatgTTTGTTGTCTTCTCAATATCAGTGACATTACACTTGAACAAGATGAAAAAGCCAATGAATTTCTTATTGGAACTGGATGGGAAGAAGCAGTGAGTACCTTCTTGAGTTAGCTCCCTTACACATTAGTGTTTTGATGCAAGccttttcttttacttgtttttcaaaaatagttaCTATTACCAAAAAATGTGTCATCAATGAAATATAGAAACCTTTGGAACAGAGGCAAGATATTAATAATGAGATTAGTAGTAccttttatttagtatttatggCCACCTAGTATTGGCAAGCACAGTGCTAAATGCTTCACGCACATCTCCATTCCACCTCACAGTCGCCCTATGCGGCAGGTATTACGAACAGTCTCACTTTTTGGACAAGGATACTGAGGCATCCAAACGGTGAAGTAATGTACCGATGGTCAGCCAGCCAGTGGCCAAGATCTGGACTCCAGCTCCTTAACTACCAAACTTCCTGAGAGTTCTTTCCTGGAGGTTCCACTCAGAACCCTGTgaatttattcttcaaatattcttcaaATCAAAAATAGAATCCTAACTTTAGAACTATAAGGGAATTTGGTCTAATCCAGTGATTCTGAGGCACCACTTGGCAATATCACAACTGGGGGTAAGGGGCaggggatgctactggcatctaatgggtcCATGCCAGAGGTGCTGCTCCACATCCTACAATGCCCAGGACCGCACCTACCACAAGGAATCATCCAGCCCTATCTTAGTTGGGCTGCTTTAACAGAATAGCATGGATAGGGTGGATTAAGCAACAGACACGTTACATCTCACAGTTCTAGAGcgtggaagtccaagatcagggtgccagcatggttgggttcttggtgaggaccctcttcctggttATGCCCTCACATGGCCTTCCTGTGTGCATACAAGTAGAAGGGGCcggggaagagagagagatatccttatctcctcctcttcttataagtacattgatcccatcatgagggctGAACACTCTTAACATCATCTAACCCTGATTACCTCCAAAATACCATCACACATgagattagggtttcaacataggaattttggagggacacaaatgTAGAGTCCATTAACAAGCCCCAAATGTTggtagtgccaaggttgagaaatcctgatcctcttggtttattttataaatatggaaactgCGGCCAAGATGAGGCAGACTGACTCACCCAAGTCCACCAGACAGTTGAAAGAATCATGTCTTCAAGAGCCCTGCTCTAACACTCTCTCTACTGTACCGCCCCCCCACTGCCACCTGAAGCATTTATGGCCTTCCGTATGCACACTCCCCTGCCAGATAAGTCAGGGCTATAGACAgtcctatttaaaaatttaaaatagaagtttaGAGGGCTCATTTTACTACTGAAGAGAACTACTTTGAAATACGCAGTGAAGGGTTGTTGGAATGGCCCTGCCTCTGCTCATCCTCTCCCTCTGGCCCCTCCCTGCAGCGTTCTCCCTCGGGATGGGAAACAAAGCCTGGTACAAGAAGTACAAAGAAGGCCTGGTAGGAAGGGACAAGGATGGACCGTTGTGACTTTATTTGTATGTAATAGTTCCAAATTCATTCAATgtacatctgaaaaaatacaGTCAGCACATCAAGGTGGCCATTTACAGATACTTGCTTAGTATCTTAGTATTAACAAATTCTATTGCTAGTATTGtggatttacaaatattattgcTTTAGTATGAGCCTGAAGTAGGTATTAAaggttgaaagaaaacaaaaagataagtctatttaaagaaaaatatcagttcAAATAGAATGGCCAACATGGGGATGTGGCCATAGTTGGGGCGGCTAGAGTTTGGGCAGCTCAGCTGAGAGTAACACGCTGCTTTATTTGCAGGTTCACGGCTGGGGAAGGACTTGTCCAACTGCCTGCATCTGGCCCAGGAAGAAGCTTAAAAAAGCGAAGGTGGGAGGAAATGCCAGCAGCTGCTTACTCTGTATCAGTCTCTCCCAAGGGAGCCCTGAGACCAAGCCTCAGTCTCTGGCCACGAATTTGGAGGaggcaggctcagagaagtcTCAAGGCAGCCCCTCCCAGACTCAGAGACTCCCCCAAGGTTCCGCCACTGCTGCCAGGGAGATTAGCAAGATCTGCTTACCCTCCTacagtcagagagagaaaaaaagtctgcAAATAACGGAGTTTATTTGGTGCATGGAAGAGTGGGCCACCCCTGAGACTGGGGGCAAGGACCCCAGCGGAGGCCCTGACAGAGGTCCCCCCATCTCAGACGCCTTGACTTCCAAAACCCTTTTAGTTCTGCCTCCCCTGAAGGCTTCAGTCCCAAACAGCTTGGATGTTCTGGATCAGAAGAGTAAGAACTTTCTCTTGCAGCCGGAAGAGAAGGTGCTGAGTGTGGGAAAGGATGAGTATGTGGCTTGTGCATATGGATTGAAAACAGTTGACAGGAATGATGGAAAGAGCCCCATTGAGCTGGCCAAGCACCTTAAGGTCAGCTGCACACAGCCTTTCGCTCCCCCGGGGGCCAGGACATCCCTGCTGGCCAATCCTGAGCGGCGCTGCCTGCACTGGCCCCTCCTGCCTGACACAAACCTGCTCTGCCCTCCCAACCCCAACAGTGTTCCCCGTCTCACCACCTTGCGGCTTTTGCAGAAACAGGGAATGCAAAGCTACAAAGCCAAACTCACAGCCAGGGAGCCGAGACCTCCCATGAATACCCAAAAGTGTGTTCTCAAGGAGGCCAAGCAGGAAAACAGGCCCCACACATTGGAGACCCATGTGTTCCCAAGACCTGCCCTGCCGTTCCTCACAGTGAGCAGAGTTGTTATTCCCATCTCCACTCACAGACTCCTCTGAGTTGCCACAATACAAATCCCTGTGAATAAGCACCGTTTGAAAGTCCTTCatcctctctcctgcccccattctctcctctcccttctccgatactcttcttcctctttccctccctccctttgtcCTATTTTTGTAGTAGAACCAGAGGAAATTGAACCTCATTGTATGGGTTTTGATTTATTCTCAAAACCCCCATATTTATGTGCTACCTGCCTCTGTTGCTTAGTCATTTACAAAATGCAAACTGGTAATGCCAGTCTCATCCTCTGCCTGCCTTACATCTCCTCTCCCACTGGAAGCCAAGTGGATAATGGGAAATCTGAAGAGCCTCCATCAGTGATGCCCCCATGTCAGCCCCAAGCTTACTGGAAAGGGCTCGTTCTGCCCCACCCCAGTGCCTTAAGTTACGTATACCGGGCTTGTTTGGACTAAATTATTTCCCAGTCTTTTAAACCAGGCAGATATCTGTCTGTTGCCTCATTTTCTGTTACAACAAAGATCTGAAACATTGCTTTAATAGAAAAATCCAGCCTGTGTCTAAATGAATATCCTTGCGTCCAAGGTGAGATATCCTTACATCCATGGATATACCATATCCGTTGTATCCTATGTGTCCAAAGTGACATATCCTTATATTGTAGCCTCTTGCTAGTCTGTCTGGGAAGTTTTAGCCACAGTTCCATAAAATCCATCTTGGGAAGTGGGTTAAGAATAGTTATTTGAAAACAGTGTCACTGTGATTACTGTCACTCCACATCCTTCCTCCATCCTTACTTTGCATCTGATATTTGGGAATTCTACAACTCCAGGCAGACACTTACAGAATGGGGCTGctactttctcccttctcctgtcTGGTCTCCCCCCTCATTTATTTCATTGCATATTTCCTGAAGTtgtatataaattaaacatttgtaaatgagttatattttaaatgccaAGTGACGATGCTGTGTAGagaaatgctctgaaaaaaacattttgtaatatgAATAACCATTTAGCTGCTCTATAATTACAGTTTGAATTTGCTTAAGATAGGTTGCACTTGAACTCTGGACTGTATTTGTAAACATCTTTCCATCATTTGTCTTTGTAATGGCTTGTCTGTTAGTTtaggtgttttcattttgttggtttgtttttataaaacacCAAAAGTGCAGAAATGATTATAATACAACAGTCATTAAAAGGTATAATTTGCCTACTTAGGTTGGACACTTCTTTACAGTCTAGAAGCAATTTTTAGGTTCTGTCCATAACTTCTCCCCTGAATGAAGAAACCGTCTGGATTCCAGCCCCCAGAGGAGGCCCCGATTTCCCAGTTTCTGGACAGTGGAGGTGTTGGACCCAGTACTGTTTGAGGACCCCTCTAGCTATGGCAGCTTGCCCACCTAAGTCAGTGGTTCTTCAAGCCCCTTTTTATAAGCAGCAGAATAATGAATAAGCTCAATATGTGAAACAGTCAAAAGTATTTGATTGGGAGGGAAGGGTATGGACCAGCATGAGTGAGGGGTGGGGCCCCAATACTCAGCCTAGATGTACTTACTTCCGAGATCTTGAGGCAGTTTGAAAACACTAAATTAcaaaagaatatttctttcttGAGAAGAACTCTTATTGAGATAGGGTTGTAAATTCTACAGATTTTGGGGTAAACATATAGTAATAATTTAGAATTAAGAGGAGGCCCAGTCTGAACAAAGGAATGACCTAATTTACTAAAGATTCATAGTATCCCTTTTGAGCAAGTAATTAATTTGGCCaacaaaatattgagaaaattccTCTGTGAATACATAAGAATGTTGTGCAGTTGGCATCTCTTTGTTAGGTAATTATTCAAATACCTGATCAAGTCCTTCTGGGATCTTACTTGCAAAATGCAAACTAGTAAGAGTGAAGACCCATCAAACtccaaataccatgtttccccgaaaataagaccgggtcttatattaatttttgctccaaaagacacattagggcttatgttcaggggatgtcatcctgaaaaatcatgctagggcttattttccggttaggttttattttgggggaaacatggtaacaatCTGCCATGCCCACAGGATTTCTGTACAATTTTTGAACAGTTattcattaaaggaaaataaatgatccAGCTATTTATATTTGATCTGATCAATACATTCAGGAAAACCACAAATCTTATTAGCCCAGGTTTAGCTTGTTTCTCTGTGGATCATGTCACTCTAGGCCTTGTCCCACTTTCCATTCAGATTAATCAGGACGTCCAAACTGGCCTTTGATGTCCAAGTCTAGATAAAGGCTAAATGTTTACTAGAATGCAGTCCCTATTAGTGTTCTAGGTCGCTAAGAACACTTACAGGTGAAATCTTG
It encodes:
- the LG11H16orf46 gene encoding uncharacterized protein C16orf46 homolog, with the translated sequence MDLCQKNETELENSENNEIQSTEGTELSYTCPDEKREKNHVCCLLNISDITLEQDEKANEFLIGTGWEEAVHGWGRTCPTACIWPRKKLKKAKVGGNASSCLLCISLSQGSPETKPQSLATNLEEAGSEKSQGSPSQTQRLPQGSATAAREISKICLPSYSQREKKSLQITEFIWCMEEWATPETGGKDPSGGPDRGPPISDALTSKTLLVLPPLKASVPNSLDVLDQKSKNFLLQPEEKVLSVGKDEYVACAYGLKTVDRNDGKSPIELAKHLKVSCTQPFAPPGARTSLLANPERRCLHWPLLPDTNLLCPPNPNSVPRLTTLRLLQKQGMQSYKAKLTAREPRPPMNTQKCVLKEAKQENRPHTLETHVFPRPALPFLTVSRVVIPISTHRLL